The following coding sequences lie in one Populus nigra chromosome 15, ddPopNigr1.1, whole genome shotgun sequence genomic window:
- the LOC133674408 gene encoding organic cation/carnitine transporter 7-like, translating to MPVIEAESSIGVRGMDDEAPAYTLDEALACLGFGKFQGLVLAYAGLGWFAEAMELMLLSFVGPTVKSQWGLSSGQESLLSTVVFAGMLVGAYSWGLVSDNCGRRKGFLGIAVLTSGAGLLSAFSPNYESLVIIRCLVGLGLGGSTVLCSWFLEFVPAPHRGKWMVVFSTFWTLGAIFEASLAWLVMQRLSWRWLLAFSSLPSIALLLFYGIVPESPRYLCMKGRINDAHKILQKIALLNQSELPPGMLVPDCTVGQEEKSAPSKYTPLLSSTRKVIVDFKSVFSSFFMLFSSTLIQTTLLLWVLLFGNVFSYYGIILLTSELSSQQGKCGSTILSSENLQNDSLYINVFVTSLAELPGLLLSAIIVDRLGRKLSMALMLVLGCIFLFPLLFNVSANLTTAMLFGARMCVVGSFTIATLYAPELYPTAVRATGAGVASSVGRIGGMICPLVAVGLVTGCYLTEAIILFEVVMAISAFSCLLFPFETKGQELSDSVHHVSDSIQVASFR from the exons ATGCCGGTGATTGAAGCTGAGAGTTCCATCGGGGTCAGGGGG ATGGATGATGAAGCCCCTGCTTACACTTTGGATGAGGCACTTGCCTGTTTGGGGTTCGGGAAATTCCAAGGTCTGGTGCTTGCTTATGCTGGTCTTGGTTGGTTTGCAGAAGCAATGGAGCTTATGCTTCTCTCTTTTGTTGGTCCAACTGTTAAGTCCCAGTGGGGACTCTCCTCAGGCCAAGAGAGTCTGTTATCAACAGTTGTATTTGCTGGCATGCTTGTTGGAGCTTATTCTTGGGGCCTTGTTTCAGATAACTGTGGAAGGAG GAAGGGTTTCCTAGGAATTGCTGTGCTGACTAGTGGAGCTGGACTACTGAGTGCTTTCTCCCCAAATTATGAATCTTTGGTGATAATTCGTTGTTTGGTTGGCTTAGGCCTGGGTGGTTCAACTGTACTCTGCTCCTGGTTTCTAGAGTTTGTTCCTGCTCCACACAGAGGGAAATGGATGGTTGTCTTCTCAACTTTCTGGACATTGGGTGCAATTTTTGAGGCTTCACTTGCATGG CTTGTCATGCAAAGATTGAGTTGGAGGTGGCTACTTGCATTCTCTTCTCTACCATCAAttgctcttcttctcttttatggTATTGTACCAGAATCTCCAAGGTATCTATGcatgaaaggaagaataaatgaTGCACATAAAATTCTGCAGAAGATAGCTCTTCTGAACCAATCTGAACTTCCTCCTGGGATGCTTGTTCCTGATTGTACAGTCGGACAGGAAGAAAAATCTGCCCCATCAAAATATACTCCTCTACTATCTTCAACCAGAAAAGTGATTGTAGATTTTAAATCTgtcttttcatcatttttcatgcttttttcaTCGACATTAATTCAAACAACACTGCTCCTATGGGTCTTACTATTTGGAAATGTGTTTTCGTATTATGGTATCATACTGCTGACCTCAGAGCTAAGTAGTCAGCAAGGCAAATGTGGCTCGACTATCTTGAGCTCAGAAAATCTCCAGAATGACAGCCTCTACATAAATGTGTTTGTTACTAGTTTGGCAG AGCTTCCTGGGCTGCTTTTATCTGCAATTATCGTGGATAGACTTGGCCGCAAGCTTTCCATGGCCCTTATGCTTGTATTGGgttgcatttttctttttccactgCTTTTCAATGTGTCTGCAAATCTGACAACAGCAATGTTATTTGGAGCTCGCATGTGTGTCGTGGGATCTTTCACAATTGCTACATTATATGCCCCGGAG TTATATCCAACAGCAGTGAGGGCAACTGGTGCTGGAGTGGCAAGTTCAGTGGGGAGGATTGGTGGCATGATATGCCCTCTGGTGGCGGTTGGACTGGTGACTGGTTGCTATCTTACAGAAGCTATCATTCTATTTGAGGTTGTGATGGCTATTTCTGCATTCAGCTGTCTGCTCTTCCCGTTTGAAACCAAGGGACAGGAGTTGAGTGACAGTGTACATCATGTATCTGATTCAATACAAGTTGCTTCTTTTCGGTAG